The Undibacterium cyanobacteriorum genomic sequence AGTGAAAGATATCGAGGCGAGCCCGAAACAAAAAAAATGGCTGAAAGAAACCAGCTCTTTTGCCAGTCTCGCCATCGATGTTGACCTCGGTGCCGGTCGAATTGAACAGGCTTTGAGTAAAGCCAAGGCAGCTTTGCGCGATCTGCCGCTAGCACGCGGCATGGTGTATCAATACGCTGAAGTGCTGATCGCTGCGAAACAATACCAAGAAGTTGAAAATTTTTTGCGCGACCAAATTTCTCTGTATCGCCGCGATGCACGTTTGCAGCATGAATTGGCCAAGGCCTATGCGGCGCAGGGCAAAGAGGCTTTGCAGCACATCGCTTTGGCTGAGGCCTATGTGATCGAAGGTGCCGTGCCTGGCGCTCTGCAGCAATTAGAAATCGCGCGCGCGGCGAAGGACGTGAAGTACTATGATTTGTCGGTGATCGACGCTTATGAACGTGAATGGAAAGAACGCTATAAAGAAGAGATCGAGGCTGAGAAGAAACGTGGTGATCGTGGTTCGAATTTGAGTTTTCAGTTTTCGACGCACGGCTCGGATGCCGCTGGCGGCATCGGCACAAACTTTAGTTCGAGTTCACGTTCAAGCTCAGGTTTAGACTCCAACCCAAGTGATGCGATCGGCACTTCAAGCAAGACAAAGAAGCGCAATAGCGAGCAACGTCAACCGAGTATCGATCAATCGACTTGGCCGCTTTGTTCTGGGCGCGCCTGCGCTTGGTAAGCAAGTTCTTGCATCAAAGCTGGCAAGCCACTCAGGTGTAAAGGCACACGCTCTCCTTGCCACAGGAGTTCGACCTGATGTTTTTGCAGAAAAGCATCAGCAGCGTCAAAGAGCGCATTCAACTGTTCGTCTTGTGCTTTGTTGCCATCGACTAAGAGCAAGTCCAGTGTTTGACTGAGATCTCGATCGTCGATTTGCGCCAAAATTTTCTCATGCCTTAGCACTAGATTTCCATCATCGAGCAAATACAAACAATGCGGTGCCTTCAACAATTGTCCGGTATGGAGGCGCCACTCTTGGCTCGGCAACAGTTGCGCAATGTAAGGAGCGCAGTCGAGATCGACATAGACTTTTTGCGGGCCATTCTGAAAATACCAACGACCTTCGGCATCCACGTCGTAGTTACGGTTGATGAACTGTTGTAGGGCGAGATTACGAATCGGGTCGCCTGGTAAGTTGAGAGCCTGCGCTCGTTCATCGCGCATGCGCCATTGACCACGCGCGTCGAGCGCTAACCAGCCATAGCAGTGCGGCACTTTTGGCCACCTGGCCATGGCGAGTTTAACGATTTCATCCATGTTGTTCTAAGTGCTGCATGATGCGTTGCGGCAGCCAAGTCAGGCGGCCAGGGAAGGGGCCTTGGGCAAAGCCAACGTGACCACCATGCTCTGGATATTCCAGTTGCACGGACACAGACTGACAGCTTGGTAAAAAGCGGGCTGGCAAGAAGGGATCGTTTTTTGCATTCAAAATCAAGGTCGGAACGCGAATATCATCGATGACCAAGCGTGCGCTGGCACGATGCCAATAGTCTTGCACGTCGCGATAGCCATGGACCGGGGCGGTGACGACATTATCGAACTCAAACAAGTTGCGCGCACTGAGCATTTTGTCTTTGTCGAAGAGTCCCGGGAATTGGCTCAATTTAGCAAGACATTTGGGTTTGAGTGTCTGCAAAAATTTTTGTGTGTAGACCCAATTAAATCCACGCGACAAAGTTGCACCGCTATTGGTCAAGTCGAGTGGTGCGGAAACCGCCACCGCTGCATCGACGATGTTTGCACTTTGTTGGGATTCGCCTAGCCAACGTAGTAAGGCGTTGCCGCCCAAAGAGACGCCTGCAGCATAGAACTTAGCTTGCGGGTGGCGTGCTTTCCAGTCTAATTGCAGTCGTCGTAAAATCCAGTTGATCTCAGCGGAATCGCCGGAATGATAAAAGCGTGGTGCTAGATTGGGCTCACCGGAGCAACCACGGAAATGCGGAATCACGCCAGACCAACCGCGAGCGCGCACCGCGTCCATCGTCGCCCGTGCATAGTGACTATCGCTCGATCCTTCTAAGCCGTGAAATAGCACCAAGAAAGGTTTGCCCACTTCGCCATCAATGAAGTCGAGATCAATGAAATCATTGTCGGGTGTATGCCAGCGCTCGCGTCTAAACTCGAGCGCAGGCTTCTTCATAAACAGGGCTGGAATGATGGTTTGTAGATGGCCACCAGGCAGCCAGAAAGGTGAAGAGTAATGCATGTGCTCGAGTGAATTAATGCAGCACGCCGGTTTTAAAAAGGTCGGGCGGTGCTTTGCCAGCGGCGACAGACGCATGATGGGTCACGATACGCCAGCCTTTGGCTGTTTTGACGTAGACATTGGTCGCAATGATGTGGACATCTTCGGCAGCTTCAACGCCACCGTGGAAGGTTTCGATCACGCTGTGTACCGCACTCATCAGGTTGTGGTAAGCGTGGAGTTGCGTGGTGTGAATATGCACGCTGCCATTCTCGAAAATGCCTTCCCACGAGGCGCGAATTTCCGCATGTCCGATCAGACGTGGCGCATTCGGATGCACGCAGACGATCTCGTCATCGTCTGCCCACAATGCCATCAAGGCTTCGATGTCGCCGCGTGAGATCGCATCATAGAAAGCGACTTCAAGATCGTCCGCCGTACCGTTGAACTGTTTTTTTGCAGGCATACTTTGTCGATGTGAAAGCGAAACCGTCGTGCTGTCATTGGGTGAAAGCCGCAGTCCCGCTATGTAAGTAGCGAAGTACCAGAGTCTCAGATTTTTGGCATCTCAGGTATAGCGGAAGGGATTAATGACCCTTGATTACGGTACCTGGCGCCAAAGTATAAGTCGTGCCGCAGTAAGAGCAAGTGGCGCTACCACCATGTGAAAGATCCAAATACACGCGTGGATGAGAAGACCACAACGGCATTGCAGGGTTAGGGCAATGGGCAGGTAGGTCTTTAGCTTGCAATTCAACTGGGGCAGTACTTGGTTTGTTTGACATCATATTCTCCGGTGTTTTCCGAATTCAGCTCAGGTTGCGTGGTCATGTGACGCCATCCTAACTAGTTGACTAGAGCCTGTTCGAATGGACCCAGACCGCATTTTTCGGAGTATTGCGAATGTACAGAAAGATTGCCGAATTTTAACGGATTCCATGACGCTTGAGTGAATCTGATGTAATCGTTTCAAGCGTAGGCGTGGTGTTTGCGTTCGATGTGGCATCACAATCGGAGGCCCAAACCTGAGCTTATTTCCCTGCGAATGCGGCAGTCCAGCTCATAAAGCCTTACAATAGAGCAAGTTTGTTGAGATGTGAAGTGTGGGGCTTACACACATTGACCATCTCTTATCTTGGTTCCCTAGGAATTTTTCTATGTGGGCTTCGTCCCCTCTGATGGTATTGGCATGAAATTCATTGCTTGGCACTCTCCCGCATTTAAAGAGGGCGTACGTTTGAGTATGCCGTCTCAATTCGGCATGGCCGCTTGGGGTTTGGTGGTCGGCGTTGCCATGATTAAAGCGGGCATGACTTTGCCGCAAGCATTGGGTATGACTTTGCTGGTGTTTGCCGGATCTGCGCAATTGGCGGCATTGCCCTTGATGGCAGTGCAAGCGCCGATTTGGGTGATCTTCGTGACTGCTTTGATCGTTAATCTACGCTTTTTGATTATGTCGGCCTTGATTGCGCCGCGCTTTGCGCATTTGCACTGGTTTAAGCGCTTGGTGCTTGGTTTTTTCAGTGGCGATATCACGGTAGCGCTGTTTATGAATCGTTATCCCGACATGTGGCAAAACACGACACAAGAGATCGAGCAACGCGAATTCTTAAAGGGCTTGGTAGTGCCGAACTGGTTGAATTGGCAGGCGGCCTCGATTGTCGGTATTTTGCTAGGGAGTCAGATTCCTACGCACTGGGGCCTTGGTTTTGCGGGAACTCTGGCGATTTTATGTGTGATGGTGCCTCTGGTGCAGAACCGCGCTGCAATCGGCGGTGTGGTTTTGGCAAGTGTGGTCGGAATCTTGAGTTTTCAATGGCCTTACAAACTCGGCTTGTTAATGGCGGTGGTCTTAGGCATGGGGTTTGCCATGTTCCTCGAAGAGTATTTTGAACGTCGTGATGGTTTGGCCGCAGCGATCACTAACGATGCAAAGCGTACTAATGATGCAGAGCTTACTAATGACGCCAAGGGAGACGGAAATGAGTGATCTCGATATTTGGCTTGTAATCATTTTTTTAACAGTTGCGACTGTCATTGACCGTAGTGCTTTTTGGTTGGTAGGCCATCACATCCAATTGCCTAAGCGAGTGCAAGAGGCCTTGCGATACGCACCAGCCTGTGCCTTGGCTGCGATTATTGTGCCGGATATGTTCGTGAATGGTAATCAAATTGATTTTAGTTTGGACAATCCCAAGTGTTTGGCGGGTATCGTGGCGACCATTTTCTTCATTTGGCGTCGCAGCATGTTAACGACAATTGTGCTTGGAATGGCGACTTATACGGGATTAAGGCTGTATTTTCCTGCTTAGTTTTGTTATTTTGGTATTTTGAGACCTTCGGCGCGAATGAACCAACCCTTTATTGATGTCCGTCCCTTGGTGTATTCGGTCGCACCTTCATCGTGTTTCAACAGTCTTCAAAGAGTTCTCACTACATTCGTATTGGCGGGCATGGTAAAGCCGCTTCGATTTCGTATTTGTTCTCTCATTCCCGTGGAGGCGGGAATCTAGTGGCTCACTTTTGGCTCTGTTGTGGCTTTGTTGTGGCTCTATTGGTCATAGGTGCTTGATCTATTTCATCGCAAAATAGACGTCTATGTCGCACGGACTTAACTAAATGCCATGATCGATGACGCCCTAGTTTCTGATAAAAAACGCTGAAACTACCCTCACTGTTTGGTAAAATGCTGGGTTTACAGAAAATTGCCCGTGCCACTCAAAAAGTAAGCTTCGGCGTTTCTCAGCGTCTGCGGATATTCCCGCAGTGCCAGCAGTAAAGACTTTCCGTGTAGTGGTTTTTTGCCTTTTAGTTTTGTCGAGCGACAAGCGCAGATAGCGCGCATGGCTCAATCGGCAATGATCATTACGAACGAGTTCGAATCCTCCATCATTTACGGTCATAAACATGCAATTTAATCGTCTGAGCGATCTGATCGCAGCTAATCAACTTCAAGGTCAACGTGTTTTTATTCGTGCTGATTTAAACGTGCCACAAGATGACGCAGGCAATATCACTGAAGATACACGTGTTCGCGCTTCAATTCCTGCGATTCAACAAGCCTTGCAAGCAGGCGCTGCGGTCATGGTGACATCGCATTTGGGTCGTCCGACTGAAGGTGAATTTAAAGCAGAAGATTCCCTGGCACCAGTGGCGAAACGTTTGTCTGAATTATTGGGTGTGAGCGTCGAGTTGATACAAAATTGGGTCGATGGCGTTGATGTCGCACCTGGTCAAGTGGTCTTGCTCGAGAACTGCCGTGTCAATAAAGGCGAAAAGAAAAACGATGATGGCCTGGCGCAGAAAATGGCTGCATTGTGCGACATCTATGTCAATGATGCATTCGGTACCGCACACCGTGCGGAAGCAACCACGCATGGCATCGCGAAGTACGCCAAAGTAGTATGCGCAGGTCCTTTGTTGTCCGCTGAATTAGATGCCTTGGGTAAGGCCTTGGGTCAACCAGCGCGCCCTTTGTCGGCGATTGTCGCGGGCTCTAAAGTTTCCAGTAAATTGACGATTCTGAAATCCTTGGCTGAGAAAGTGGATCAATTGATCGTTGGTGGCGGTATCGCGAATACCTTCATGTTGGCAGCCGGTTTGAAGATTGGTAAATCCTTGGCTGAGCCAGATTTGGTGGCAGAAGCGAAAGCCATTATGGACATGATGTCTGCTCGTGGTGCGACGGTGCCGATTCCAACTGACGTCGTGTGTGCTAAAGAATTCTCATCGAGCGCGGTCGCTACCGTTAAAGCGGTCGCCGATGTGGCTGATGATGACATGATTTTGGATATTGGCCCGCAAACAGCGGCTGCCTTGGCAACGCAAATTCGCCAAGCTGGAACCATCGTGTGGAATGGCCCAGTGGGTGTGTTTGAATTCGACCAATTCGGTAACGGCACCAAAGTGCTGGCAGAATCTATTGCAGAGTCGAACGGCTTCTCCATCGCAGGCGGTGGCGATACGTTGGCAGCGATTGCGAAATACCAAATTACCGACAAGATCGGTTATATCTCCACAGGCGGCGGTGCTTTCCTTGAATTCTTGGAAGGTAAGACATTGCCAGCGGTTGAGATTTTGTTGCAAAGAGCGGCAGCATAGGTGCAGGTGTAGTTCTCAACGTCGAAAAAAGAAAGTCCAAACCCCAACGTTGAGGGCTTGCAAGAAAGATTTCCAGTTTTAAGCAAGACCTTGTGAAATTCAT encodes the following:
- a CDS encoding phosphoglycerate kinase, encoding MQFNRLSDLIAANQLQGQRVFIRADLNVPQDDAGNITEDTRVRASIPAIQQALQAGAAVMVTSHLGRPTEGEFKAEDSLAPVAKRLSELLGVSVELIQNWVDGVDVAPGQVVLLENCRVNKGEKKNDDGLAQKMAALCDIYVNDAFGTAHRAEATTHGIAKYAKVVCAGPLLSAELDALGKALGQPARPLSAIVAGSKVSSKLTILKSLAEKVDQLIVGGGIANTFMLAAGLKIGKSLAEPDLVAEAKAIMDMMSARGATVPIPTDVVCAKEFSSSAVATVKAVADVADDDMILDIGPQTAAALATQIRQAGTIVWNGPVGVFEFDQFGNGTKVLAESIAESNGFSIAGGGDTLAAIAKYQITDKIGYISTGGGAFLEFLEGKTLPAVEILLQRAAA
- a CDS encoding AzlD domain-containing protein; translated protein: MSDLDIWLVIIFLTVATVIDRSAFWLVGHHIQLPKRVQEALRYAPACALAAIIVPDMFVNGNQIDFSLDNPKCLAGIVATIFFIWRRSMLTTIVLGMATYTGLRLYFPA
- a CDS encoding AzlC family ABC transporter permease, translating into MKFIAWHSPAFKEGVRLSMPSQFGMAAWGLVVGVAMIKAGMTLPQALGMTLLVFAGSAQLAALPLMAVQAPIWVIFVTALIVNLRFLIMSALIAPRFAHLHWFKRLVLGFFSGDITVALFMNRYPDMWQNTTQEIEQREFLKGLVVPNWLNWQAASIVGILLGSQIPTHWGLGFAGTLAILCVMVPLVQNRAAIGGVVLASVVGILSFQWPYKLGLLMAVVLGMGFAMFLEEYFERRDGLAAAITNDAKRTNDAELTNDAKGDGNE
- a CDS encoding YybH family protein, with the translated sequence MPAKKQFNGTADDLEVAFYDAISRGDIEALMALWADDDEIVCVHPNAPRLIGHAEIRASWEGIFENGSVHIHTTQLHAYHNLMSAVHSVIETFHGGVEAAEDVHIIATNVYVKTAKGWRIVTHHASVAAGKAPPDLFKTGVLH
- a CDS encoding DUF2946 family protein, producing MDEIVKLAMARWPKVPHCYGWLALDARGQWRMRDERAQALNLPGDPIRNLALQQFINRNYDVDAEGRWYFQNGPQKVYVDLDCAPYIAQLLPSQEWRLHTGQLLKAPHCLYLLDDGNLVLRHEKILAQIDDRDLSQTLDLLLVDGNKAQDEQLNALFDAADAFLQKHQVELLWQGERVPLHLSGLPALMQELAYQAQARPEQSGQVD
- a CDS encoding hydrolase, whose protein sequence is MHYSSPFWLPGGHLQTIIPALFMKKPALEFRRERWHTPDNDFIDLDFIDGEVGKPFLVLFHGLEGSSDSHYARATMDAVRARGWSGVIPHFRGCSGEPNLAPRFYHSGDSAEINWILRRLQLDWKARHPQAKFYAAGVSLGGNALLRWLGESQQSANIVDAAVAVSAPLDLTNSGATLSRGFNWVYTQKFLQTLKPKCLAKLSQFPGLFDKDKMLSARNLFEFDNVVTAPVHGYRDVQDYWHRASARLVIDDIRVPTLILNAKNDPFLPARFLPSCQSVSVQLEYPEHGGHVGFAQGPFPGRLTWLPQRIMQHLEQHG
- a CDS encoding zinc-finger domain-containing protein: MSNKPSTAPVELQAKDLPAHCPNPAMPLWSSHPRVYLDLSHGGSATCSYCGTTYTLAPGTVIKGH